From the Vidua chalybeata isolate OUT-0048 unplaced genomic scaffold, bVidCha1 merged haplotype W_reject_10, whole genome shotgun sequence genome, the window TTGCAGACCATGTCCTTTGGCAGCCTGCAACTGTCTCAACAGAGGATGAAAAGAGATGAATTTAATGACACGATTTCCCTTTTctacatgaaaattaaatgctgcacTCCTGTCCAAAAACTGTCGGAAACTGTCAGAAAAGGCAATTCTTCCCCATGAAATGCTACAcctcagccaaagaagaaagaagccaCAAGCCAGCACTCTTCTTTATTGCTAgattgtttgatttggttacTTCTCTAATAGGAATTCCTTGGgggtttcatttgtttgtttctctctttcgTTCCGCGGGGCGCGCGGCGGCTCCTCCGTTGGGTTCGCGGAGGCAACGGAGGAACGTTCGCGAGCTGCGGCggttcctcagcagcagcagcagcagcagcagcagcagcagcagcagcagcagcagcagcagcagcagcagcagcagcagcagcagcgcttcTCTCGATCGGTTTTCCGCTCGACTTTCCACtcgctccccatccccttctccctctcacacTCACTCCgctcccgtcccgtcccgtcccgtctGTGTCCCgcctctcccagcccggctgATGCCGCGTCCCGCAAGGCGCCCCTCGGCGGGGTCGCCCCGTGCCCGCCCCTGCCCGTCCCGCCGCGGAGCCGCCTCCGCCGGGCTCTCTCCGTACTGGCTGTGGCGCCGCTGGAAGTGCCGCTCGCTCTGGTGCTGGCGGAGCAGCGCGGTCTTTTGGCTCCGCCTGGCGCGGGCTctggcccggccccggccgagGCCCCGGCCCCGAACGAAGCTCCTGCCGCGGTTccgcccgcagccgccccgctgccgccccgcgcccgccccgtcGCCGACAGCGTCGCCGGCGGCTTCCCCGCTCCGAGCTCCGCCGCTCGTCAGCTcggccgccggccccgagccgccgcAGCCCGGGGCGGCTCGGCAAGCAGCAGCGCGCCGGGCGCTCGGCTTGGCGGGGCAGAAGAGCGGGAGCGCGGTGCCGCCCGCACGGGCGGAGAAgcctcccctggagcagctctacCGGGAGGGCCCGCTGCTGGGGAGCGGCGGCTGCGGCAGCGTTTACTCCGGGACCCGGCTCGCCGACGGCGCCCCGGTAAGAGACGGGGCCGGagcggagggggcggcgggcggcgggcagcGAGCTCAGCCCGGCGCTCGCCTTGGCTTGCAGGTGGCCATCAAGCGAGTGTGCCGCGATCGCATCCCGGAGTGGGCGCGGCTGGTGAgtgagcggggccagcgggagAAGGCGGCGGGGCGTGCCGGGCGGGGCTAAGGCGAGGCCCGGCAGGGTGGCAGCCGGAAGGCTGCGAGGGGAGCGAGCGGCGAGTGAGCGGGGCCCGCGCAGCGTCCCGGGCCGGGCAAtggcgagcggcggcggggccgggcagggggtgGCCAAGGCGCGGCGCAGCATCGGCCCCGCTGAGGGCATCGCGGTCCCCCCGCAGCACAACGGCGCCCTggtgcccctggagctggcGCTGCTGTGGATGGTGTCGTGCCCTGGCTTCCGCGGCGTCGTGCGGCTCCTGGACTGGTTCGAGCTGCCCGACGGCTTCGCGCTGGTCATGGAGCGTCCGCAGCGCTGTCAGGACCTCTGGGACTTCCTGCACGAGCGGGGGTTCCTGACGGAGCCCGTGGCGCGGGGGCTGTtccgccaggtgctggaggccgtgcggCACTGCACCAGCCGCGGCGTCCTGCACCGCGACATCAAGGCCGAGAACGTCCTCGTCGACCTGGCCACGGGCGAGGCGAAGCTCATCGACTTCGGCTGCGGCACGATCCTCCAGGACACGTTCTACACCCGGATGTCAGGTGAGCCCAAAGCCGGGGCCCAGCCGGGCAGAGGAGGTTCCCCCCTTggctggcagagggggaagagggagacagggaggggagggtgcAGAATCCTCCTTCAGCCGGCTGCAGCCAAGTTGCTTTTcggcggggcaggggctggctgttGTGGAACGGGGgcgggctgggagggagggaggaagggagggagcagcatcGGCCTGATGAGCTGTGCCTGTGACCCATAGGAACGCCGGAGTACAGCCCACCGGAGTGGATCCTCTTTGGCTGCTACCATGGCCAGCCAGCCaccatctggtccctgggcatcctgctcTATCACCTGATCTGCGGGCACCTTCCTTTCCACACAAACGAGGACATCGTCCGGGGCCAGCTCTTCTTCCCGCCCCGGGTGTCTCAAGGTGGGGCTGCGCCTTCAAGGCTCAGGAGgaggaatggggctgggagggggcagctggcaCATCAGCATCCTGCTCTTGCAGCTAGTGAGGCGGTTGATCTCCTGGGCttagctggaggaggtggcacgtgtgcctctgtgctgctctcctccgGAAGGGAGGATCCATGGGAAGcttttggctgcagctctgagcactcctAGTGTGGCCTGGGCACTGTGGAATGTGGGAGAGCATGGACAGGAGCCTTGTCCCGCTGAGCGTCggtttctggtttctctctgcagagtgcCAGCACCTCATCAGGTGGTGTTTATCCATGGACCCCGCAGACAGGCCATCACTGGAAGACCTTTTTGAGCAttcttggctgcaggagccctgcctggcccaggagacagcagagacCCATCCCTCTGCTCAGTAGGATCCAGGGGCCCAGCAAGTACCAGCTGCATGCGTCTGGTGGCACTCCAAGAAAACCCCAGAGCGTTTCCCTGCGGCCGCAGCACGGAGGAGAGAGCGCAGCCGAGGAGATGCTTCCGCTGGTCCCCGGCGAGTTGTGGAGGGAGCGGCTCAGTGCTCCCCGTGCCACTGGAGAAGTGGTGGCAGTGCGGTGAAGGTGCCACGGACTGGAACAGGGGAAacatccccctgcagctcaATGACATCGGGATGTCCCCGCAAGCCGAGGCACAGCTGGCGTGTTCTTCTGGAGCACCACGTGGAGCTGGGAacaccatcctggagctggccgCTGGCGGGGCAAAGCCGAGCGGCTTTGGCTGCGGCCCCTTCCTGGAGGACACGCTCTGCGCCCCGATGAAATCAAGATGAGTCCCCAGCCGGCGCAGGGGCGGGGGGATGCTCGTGCTtccaggcatggcagggctCGGCCTGGCCACGCGCCGCAGGTTCCCCGCTCGGCGGCGCtggggaatattaatttttcccctGGCTGCCGAGCTGCTTTttggtgggacaggggacagatgttgtggaaggggagcaggctcctggccttgctgacagcttctgccagccagcctggcacgggctggggcgggggcagccagcctgacaaaacatccatccatgtggatggtggcagcagagggggaCGGGTTCCGAAGCCGTGCCCCAGCTGGTCTGCTTTGCAGGCCCTCGAGGAAGGGGTGCGTTTACGGGTgggaaaggtggggtttttccccacccGTGGACAGGTTTCATTCTCGCATGGAGTGGTCAGACCCTCCTCAGGCCCGTGAAACGGTGACAGGCTGTGtaggtttttcttgtttccagaTCTTGCTTTGAATTGACTTCCATGcaattgttctttgttttcccaGGAAGATTACACCTGGTGCCCGGACCGGACGGGGAAGCGCCTGCACCGTCCGTGGAGCACATCCAGGGCCAGCGCTACCCCAGGGGCCACGGCCTGCAGGGACATCCCCTTCAAGAAGGACGAGGACCTCGTGTGGGATCggctcctctcctggcagcaggtctGCAGAGGTGGGTACCCGgctccacagctgggctggcagaagggCTTCGGGCAGAGGGCAGCGGGCACACGGGCATCCcgcccttgcagctgctgaggaggctgctgtgctgtgctgaagcgGAGGAGGTGGAACGTGGCCTGCCACGCTGCCCTTCTCTCGAAACAGAGAATGGCTCGGGAGgtttgggctctgagcacagccagcagcctggcccaggcacaggccatggcaggacagggcacaggagccTTCTGTGACTGACCGTGGCTCTCTGGTTTCTCTccgcaggctgccagcacctcatgCCATGGAAATGGCTCCGCTcggcctgccaggctgggagggctggagggcgGCGGGTGTTCATTTGCTGTCAGAAAGGAATCgttctatttttttgtcatcatcatgatcagagcatttctttcatccttttccaagcttttggcctcccttcctccagggtaatctttttgtgtccttcctcagccactTGATGGCATTTGGCAGGGGGGGTTAAGCAATGTGAAAAGTTCAACAACAGCTCCTGTTGccaactgcagcagccccttcaaGAGCCCTGAGCTTCCAGCGAGGTCCACGTGTGCCTTGCCAAAGGGAGTGGTTTGCAGCGATGGCGTTGTCGccctgctgcaaaagctgggaGGAAGTCAGAAGTGGCAAAATGCCAATTTGGCTCAACCCCTGCCCAGGTTCTgcatctttcccctctgctcggtgacaggcaggcagggctggactcCAGCAAGGTTCAAGTTCTTGGTGCTCCCTGGCATCGAGGGGATCAAGTAAACTCTTGTATGCAGTGGCTGCAATAGGgctactgaagggaaaaaggagatgtcGTGAGGTGGGGAATCCTTCTTGTCTCCTTTGTCTCCCCaggagccccttggaaagggaaatgcccACACGGGTTTATCTgactccttcccagccagcctttccctcagtCCCGGCTCTCATTTGCTCCGCAGGCTTCACCAGCTCgctcagctcagaggagctctcAGAGGAGAAAACGCTGCCTGGCGTGGGGCTGGCTGATCCCTGTCTCATCTTGATTCCATTTCCGTGCTCCCTCCCCCATCCAAGAGAGCGAAGGATCCCGCACAACCTGTCACAATCCAATCTTGTGGGGTGTTTGTGATGGTTTGTtaaccgatcccaaaagtgcaaaactgCAAATGGCAAGGGACCATCActttaatcacaacaaatgcatctttatttaggtaccaacagcaaatgcaatagaagggacagaaaagggaaatagagagaaaagagaggaaggggaataGAGCTACCACCGTCGAGATGAGATCCTCGATGGTCCAGCCATCATTCACTATctcaaataactgaaaaaagcactggaaaagaatttgtttttttaaaattaagtttaaaaaaaagggaaggaattccataaagaaaaccaaagagtataaatacagtaatttaaacttcTCAAAGCCCTTTGCTAATGGAGCCCTGAAGCCCAGTCACGTGCAGTGTGGCCTCGGCAGTGCCTTTGAGCCCAGAACTGCCAAGGGACAGGGCCGGGATGAGCCTTCACCCAAAACAGGCTCCAAGACTGAGTGGGAATCAATCCAGAACAGGGctcacacaaagagcaaagcctCAAGGCCAAAGCCAAACCTTCATCAGGTTGGATTTGTTTGAACACTGAACTTCAGCAAATTTGCTTGTCTGGTAACATCAGTGTCACCATGAAACTTTACATGAGCTACTAAATAAGCactgtcctgtcctgagctgtgtggCCCAAATACTGTTGAGAacttgctctgcctctgccctgtgcccccggggctgctcttggcctggcagcctcagtgggagccagcactggctgcagccccagcgggccccccaggacaaggcccagcaatgaagaggccaatgaaagcactgggcagcagcagagccctcagcagagttctttggACAACCACAGACTGGCCACAGCTCCACTGCAGCCTCATTGGGAATCTTCCCTTACTGTCAGCAGCATTTAAAGATGTTGGAGGGTAGAGATCAGCCACAacttactgtttcttttccttccactaCTGGAACCCCACATAGCACAGGACCATAGAAATGGCACAGTGAACAGTGTCACTACCGTGCTTATCATGCAGGACCTGCGCACATCCTGGGGGCAGACAATTCTTGGGGTGCTCAAAGGATTCCTGGCATTTATGTGTGACTTGCCAAGCTCTTCTGTGGGAGCAAAAGGGAGCGTGAGcccgtgctgtgctgcactgccgAGCTGGCAGCACGGTGGACACGGCCAGGACgttctctgtttcccccagagctggggcctgcaggccccttgccgccccttggcacaggctgtgccacccaacaaagcccagcaggccgggaggagagcccggggccagcgcagctgcttgggcagtcGCTGCTTCGAGGGACACGggccaaacccatccctgagcagcccagaACAGGAGCAcaggatggagagcagggaggacaaATCCCCGCGGCAGAACCTCGTGGAAGAGGCCGTTTTGAGCGGCTCCACGGTGCAGGAACCCAACGGGGGGGAAAAGCCCTGGAGATGCCACacgaggaggggctgcaaaaACAGATCACGGggatctgaggaggaaagaacCACCCTGGGCTAGGGAGGCGGCCGGAAATCGAGCCAGAGCTCGGAGCTGGTGGtccatgagcagctccaggatggggagAAGCCCCACAAGTGCTcagagtgtgggaagagcttcaggtacagctcccagctgatcgtgcaccagaggatccacaaTGAGGAGAGGCCCTGcaagtgtggggagtgtgggacgagcttcagccagagctccaaCCTGGTCAGCCACCAGtagatccacactggggaacggccctacaaGTGTTCcaagtgtgggaagaggtttcagaccagCTCCGATCTCCTCAAGCACTATCGGgttcacacagaggagaggcccttctgctgccctgactgcGGGAAGGGATTCAGGAGGAACTCCCACCTCATCACCCGCTCTCCTCtccggggagaggccctacgagtgtccccagtgtgggaagagcttctcacaGAGCTCTACCTGGGCCCAACACCAACGGAGGCACCGGTAAGGGAAGCCCTGTGAGTGCCCCGAGTGTGAGAAGAGCAAAACTCCATCCCCCACTACAGGACCCacactgggcacagccctggtcACCCACATTCCCTGTCATCCATGTTGGGAACACAGctggctgcttttccttttgtgttcaccttaatttttttctcttctccatccctctgcacTCCAAAAGCCAAGAGGGATCCATCTTTCACCTCAAAACCACTCACATGCTACTGAAAACAACTGTATTTTAAGCCATAAAACACAATCCCACCTCAAATTGTTTGTTCCCACCTCAAAAACCTCTATCCCTTGCCAAACTCTCTCGATTCCAGAGCCTCCAGAGTGAGATGGGgttgggaggagctgggagaagtgGGATCTCAGTTtggaggggtgggatggggattcTGTGGGGCTGCGTGGCTGGGATCTATTTGATAGCAAATAAAACCTTCAGACTTACTGATTTCTTTGCCGTTCATTTTCAGTCCGTGGCAGTTCTGTCTGCAGAGCGCCGCCTCACAGAGCGTCCCCTCACAGTTCCCGGCCTTGGCCTGGCCccgcccctttcccctcacggtTCCCGCCCTTTCCTcgccccctttcccctcacggtTCCCGCCCTTTCCTcgccccctttcccctcacggtTCGGCCTTCGGGAACGGGGCaggtggaggagggagggaggaagaggcgcAGCGGCAGCGAGGAGCAGacggagaagagcagagaaggaatCGCGGGGCCCTGGCGCTGCCTGAAGTcgccgcagccccgggagcaTCGCCCCCCATCCCGCAGGtgcccggggagggggagctcAGCCCAAATATGCCGGGGGGttcctgggtttggggttttttggggggatgtttggagctggcagggctccaAAGCCGAGCCGCAGATGGCCCTCGGGGGAACatcgggggtcccggggcccGGAGTGGCTGCTCCCAGTATGAGCCCAGTCACTGCCAGTATGAGCTCAGTCCCTCCCAGTCATTTCCTATGGTGATGCAATTTCCTTCCAGCAAGATCCCGTTtgctcccagttcctcccactTTCATCCAGTGTGTTCTCAGTTCTCCCAGTTGCCCCTGGCATCATCCTAGTCACTCCCAGTATGGTCCCAGTATAATCCCAGTTACTTTCAGTCACTCCCAGTATGGTCCCAGCTACCTCCAGCATGGTTCCAGTTGCTTCCTAGATCTATCCAGTCAGTCCCAGTATgctcccagttgctcccagtcaCCCCCAGTATGGGGGATGATGTGCAGGGTGTGTTCCCAGTTGCTCTCAGATACTGCCAGTATGAgtccagtcactcccagtataATCCAAATATGGGCCCAGTGTGCTCCCAGTCACTGCCAGGATGAACCAGTTGTGCTCCACATGGTTCCAGTTGCTCTCTTTCACCCTCACTTTCATTCCAGTCACTACCAGTATTTCCCAGTGTACCCCAGTTCCCTCCAGCATGTTCCCAGTTCACAATCAGTTCCTTCCTGTATGATCCCATTTGCTGACAACCACTCCCAGTCAGCCTCAGTGTAGTTGCACTCACTGCCAGTGTGATCCCAGTCACTTCCAGCAtgatcccagttcatcccactATAAACCCAGGTGTTTCCAATCACCCCCAGCATGCAGCCAGTCACTCCCAGTTCCACCCAGTTGCTCCCAGTTACTCCTACCATGATCCCAGTtgctcacagctgctcccagtaACCCTCAGCAtaatcccagtcactcccagtgtATCCCATTTGCCCGTAGCATGGTCTCAGTTGCCCCCTGCAGGCTGCTACTCACTCCCAGTATGTTCCACGTATGTTCCCAGTATGAGCCCAGTCTCAGCCCAGTCTCCATCAGTGCGATCCCAGTCTGCCCTGGCACGGCAGTGTGATCCCAGTCTGGTGTCAGTACAAAGCCAGCAcagtcccagtc encodes:
- the LOC128783034 gene encoding serine/threonine-protein kinase pim-1-like — translated: MPRPARRPSAGSPRARPCPSRRGAASAGLSPYWLWRRWKCRSLWCWRSSAVFWLRLARALARPRPRPRPRTKLLPRFRPQPPRCRPAPAPSPTASPAASPLRAPPLVSSAAGPEPPQPGAARQAAARRALGLAGQKSGSAVPPARAEKPPLEQLYREGPLLGSGGCGSVYSGTRLADGAPVAIKRVCRDRIPEWARLHNGALVPLELALLWMVSCPGFRGVVRLLDWFELPDGFALVMERPQRCQDLWDFLHERGFLTEPVARGLFRQVLEAVRHCTSRGVLHRDIKAENVLVDLATGEAKLIDFGCGTILQDTFYTRMSGTPEYSPPEWILFGCYHGQPATIWSLGILLYHLICGHLPFHTNEDIVRGQLFFPPRVSQECQHLIRWCLSMDPADRPSLEDLFEHSWLQEPCLAQETAETHPSAQ